ttcatcggttaaaccgacgctggctattggaggatcgtcggattaaccggcgcgaCGCAGttttctagcagcttttctccaacggctatattcatgtgagctgcctatatatacccttCCAATGGGCCATTTTgcacactcttgacaccaggcaacatccatacactcatactatagtcaagagccaccttgagcttcatcttcaattaaattgatcattcaatcattcaagaagcaaggctaaggacttgagtagagagaagcttgtgtgcatccgttcttggtgatcggttcttgctcaagtgaaggccctagcttgttactcttagtgattggcatcacctaggcgatcttggtgatcgaggtgtttctcgcggagcttgccaaggattgtgggagcccggagaagaagattgtacatggcttgatctccaccacgccgggatggtgaacggagactcttagtgagcacccacgtctcggtgacatgggaggtgacaaaactctttgtgagtgtcacaacgtggattaggggtgtgtgccaacacatcgataccacgggaaaaaatccggtcgtctcttgtccactctctttattcaagcattttctttcatgcaatttattcatgtgcttgacttagagatcataacttagctctaccttgctaggctttacttctcgttatatctctcatagcttgtgtaggtagcttagttatccggttggtgaattggtgccttactagcattgcataggttaaggttgctttattgtgttttagaaattgaaaaagacccaattcacccccctcttggtccatcgatcctttcacCCCCAGCTTCACCCCCCTcgatggaaagtgcttatgcaagcacatcttcaagcccgtgggcttgatgtttggcgtgtcaccgaattaggcaagaaaaatgagactAAGGCCGAGCGACAATATGATGCTATTGCAAAATCTTCTCTATTGTCCGTtttatgtgatagtgtgtttaatcgtgtttATGCTTGTGAAggtgctcataagctatggactCAAAtcgtcgagaatcatgagggcacaaaggatgttgccaataaaaaatatcatattctcggcgaggagcttagtagctttaaACAACTTcctaatgaaaatgctcatgacatgtactcacgattaaatatTCTTGTCAATGAAtttaatgccttaggtctcaatcaagttgaGGATTGGGAGATTATCCGGAAgatcctccgaagccttcgcaagaCCGACTACGACATCAACTCACTCTTGCAaaaagaagacttggtcaagcttacaccaaaccaagttatcaatcaaatcatcgcccatgaatatagtatggggatgacaaagaagaaggagcaagagtccacctctcCTTCAAGCCAcaagagtctcgccgccaagcactaatgcaagcaccaaccaaggcgacaagactcatcaagctcacgtgaacaagaagaagaggatgaggaagatagtgatgatgaatcaaattcaagtgatgaagaatatccaagggccgtgctataccaccACCGCAAGATTGATGAGCATGtgcatgagctctatgagcttgggtacaaaacactcattagagggagtacggttgggatggagaagatggcgaagaaaaagaacaagtcaagATCCCAAGCTCTCTCTGCcatctacaagcccaagaaaggTGGTGAAAACTCAAGTAAAAAGAACAACAAAAATTCCAAGAGCACCACCACTCATCACCCTCGGAGGACATCACCACCACCCATTtgtcttatggcactaggtaataacgatgtaagtgatgactcctccaatgatgaatccgatgttgaaactgatgaaactagtgagatgatgacacttctttataatcaacaagaacatctcactaaacaaaataaagaaatcaaagctctcaaggctaaagaaaaactccatgcttcatttgtctcaagatattaGAACTTCCTAAataaattcaatttgttagacaatgagaataaagaatttaaaataaaatatgagagCTTTGAATCTAAAaatgaatcatcatcggataaatcatttccttgcaatattccttgtgctattcccattatcaaggtagatgcgtctacctcttgtgatctaaccccttacAATGAGAATatgattgtagaaacatgtgatgatctcattgttAAGGAAAATGATAagctcaaacaagaggtagaaatgctaatggcggacttgaggcggctcaaaggaaagtacactgaagagcaagcccaaccttctcaagataacccccTCACGGGCATGAAGAaccttgagaagggagaaaccgtgacttgcttcaagtgttgcaaagaatgccacaagtcctaccaatgcaaggagaaagcgggcgaagcaaagggcaaagaaaacaGCAAGCCCAAAaacttgaacaagagcaagaagggacacaagaaggctaaggagatcaggaaaaacacatctccaaacttgaaggcgtcatacatgtacaccaagcccacccacaagaacaagcaaaagagcaaccactacatacttgaaaagaagaagaatggcaaggtggtagctcatgtcatggggtggagaacatatggatggaaccggcctatttgggtgcccaaagatattattcataccatgtatggctctcaaaaggtttggatcCCTAAAATTTAGGCGTCAAACTAGCActacggggaatttggaggcttggcaaggtttgggatgcatgagtagggatgcatcatgcaaagttgaatTAAAACCAAGTtatagattaaagattagtgacccaaattccccttcCCTACATATggggtaatgagcaaggtaaaaggatgatctcaattcatttgatatccttcatacatcattgtagctcaatgcctctctaggattgcatgatcttatctttactattggtaTCTTTCATTTGATATGCCTTCCTAGAAATTTCACATGGTAGATTATCCATGCCTtattcatatcttgttgtaaTCTACATGAGCTTAATTGATTCTCTCACATGTCATATGTCTTTCATAGCATATCTTGCAATTTGATATCTCTCATATTCGTGGTAAAAATACTTTTGATATCAATTGCTTGCTTATGATGCCTTGATTAGCAAGTTATGAAGTTAAATtcccattatgtgaattacaagtgcatacatttgtttaaagtgattcaaacactaatgcacacatttagggggagctaactctgtAACTTACGTTTGTGTGACTGATATGCTTTAAaagtgctatttgttgtagtcacctagagctatctccatgagttcaaattttttttgaacactacccctacaagtcacaattggcatCACAATTGGTGTTAAGATGAGAAgtgccacaagctttgaaaaagggggagcttgttcaaacaaagggagatatgccaaatttagtgggtataacactctatcactagtaaattttttttgctactACTGCTCTTTGCTgttagtggttatgaagcttttaggtgtttggaGTAAATGATGCTATTAGCAAGGgagaggaatggaaaatgcaatgcaaaaagatgcatggtgatagggggaggtacttagtcaatatgggggagaagtgcaatttgatgatcccatggactaaggtacaaaaattttcattgctcatatggttcaaaccacacaattgtcttacattggccacaagccattgtttcacaattgctatcaagccggaagcaTTTCGTCCTATGGACTAATTAAATGCCGgtggcttttaaaatgagcattgaaatgtcatccgagcaagctaagtagtttctaacttttcaatttGGCACCAATTtcttattcttgcaattcatcttgcttgttttggttgtgttgtcatcaatcaccaaaaagggggagattatagcgaaaatggcctctcatgccatatttcaatataatgttttggcgattgatgacacacacaacacttggactaatatatgtgataagatgatcattatcaggcttataggtccaagggatgaaaagatacaaaaccccgaagaaatcaggtcgaaaggaccaagacagaggtaatttgcactcactggttaaaccgacatgaggcaaattacactcaccggtgcaatgggctcaCTAGAGACCAAATCAACAGaatgcaccggatgaaccgacgatggaaAAAGATGTATCATCAGTGCAACGGATCCAGAAACTAAGGCTAGGGTTCAGCACTGGTTAGACCGGCGATGCTCAAAtcgagcgtcggtgcagttgtccagagactccatttttcgggggttTCTGAGTTTGAACTCACCGATTAAACCAACGATgatttcaagagcgtcggtacaattgatcaagtagccgttggagcagtaacggctagtagCTGGGAAaagcattcaccggttgaaccgatgatgacaaaactggagcgtcggatcaaccggcgttcaggaATTCTGTCAGCCtttcccaacggctcttttggggtgtgtgggctatatataccacCCAAGGCCGGTTGCTGCATATGGTTGGACGCCAAAAAggttgaaggaagtgttgcccaagtaaatcatcatctccaactatcctagcaaagcttagtgtcatatctagcttgtgagaagttttgagagagtgctttgtgcacttgtatagacttagttcttgagagagctagcttaagagaagtcttgccgaggcaagcaaagcattcccgtcgacgaccctccgacttggtgtggagcggtgccgacactttgtacgggggaagaggagaccccctctttggtggagaagctccgtagtggatttctgccgggtgaccgagagagacggtggcgatgcacgagactcggtgtcttgtgggcacttgcctttgcttgccggtgcgccttggtggactagtgcaagacggtgatcggaagagcctcggtgtcccgtggacgtaggcgtttgagccgaaccacgttacatgactgtgtctactcgggagtttgcatccttcttgcccttacctctttacttaccgtattacgtttccgtatttactctatcttgcgtgcctcacttttctagttagtttgattaggattggctatagattgcaagtcttttggggtaagtagagagtagtatagataaaccttagtcataactagcatgtgtagaacgtgttaggtttatcttatgcaagtagtttgagcactaggttagaaagcgaattagcgaccctattctccccctccctctctagggtcggacaccccggtgatccttacacatgCCATTGTGTTTTTCTACCTGTTTATTAGTGTCTCATAATTGCAATCAAGCATTGCTGCAGCAATATAATTTCAGTGGCTTGTTTGTGATTCCTCTCTGCATGTTAAACGTGATGGAACTCGAGTCCATTTCAGCTCGAAATTGTGGCGGTGTGCAAACCTGGACAGCAGGTATTTTGGGGCAGGCCTATGCAGTAAAGCAGAGACTAATATGTACTccatccattccaaattattagtcattttttgcttttctagatacataattatattatatttaggtacatagcaaaatctataaatctagaaaagctAAAGCGACTAATGATTTcggacagagggagtacttaTTATCACTTCCGTTAGAGTGTGACGAGAGCCTCAAAAGTGGCAACTTTCCTGCTGTTTTATTCGCTTCTTACAAGTATTCTTCTTTCAACCAGACAATTTGGATTCTTCCACAGCTGCAACACTGTATCCCTCTGTATGTGTGAACAGAAATCACGCCGTTTCATCAGTGGAGCTCCGGATTTGCGCGCTGGGGTACTCCTCGTACCTCACGGGATTGTACACCAGCGTTtggtcgccgccgacgagctcgtCCATCGGCCTCGTCCACCGTCCACCAATCAGTGCGGCGGCCAACAACCAAGAGGAGCATCTCatgaaaggaaaaaagaagagaaaaaaccCCAACCAAGATgcatatctctggactcgcatGAAATCCTCACATTTAGAAATACAAAGTGACCCGTTCAGAGAGGCCAGACTTCTCTCTCTCTATGTGTTTTCATTCCTGTATTCACCATCTTTGTTTAACTGTGTATTATTGATTATTCCTCTTATGTGTATGGCAAATGTTTCTGGTAGCTGCAAATTGTTTCTTGAGACAACGTGCATCCACGTTCTCACCATTAATGGAGCTCCCAAACTTTATATTATCTTCAAAACGAGATATGTGCGCGCGTCCGGCAATGGCGGAGGCATCCAAGGAGCTCAACGTGCATTGCCAAATTCTACTTGTGTCGAACCACGAGCCATTATTAGGTCAAGTCTCTAAGACCAGTCTTAATGGAATTATCATAGTAgtgtcatgagcattaaatttgctaacatgaCAAACTTTTATGAAGAGAGAGGATGTGGCGTGTTATGAAATATGAGAGgaatgtcatcaccatgacactcgtCCGGTTTGATTACCTAGTTTATGGTCTtgataactgtgtcgatgacactcccattGAGACTGACCTAATAAACCTCCATCATCGTTGGAATCTCACTGCTAGCTGGTTGTGCAGGTGGAGATGCAATACTTTAATTAGAGCATACTTGCAGAACTATCATGGCACGTTGCCTGCATGATTAACTTTGTTAGTGCCCATCCAGGATAGTTACTCTACTAAGCTACTAGCTTAAGCACCACAATTCAACTCCAAGCACTACTGCTCTCTGTACAAACACCAAACAAGCTAGCTTGATCCTCATCATCCATAGGCTGCCAGGGTCCATGGAGGTCGCGACGGGGGCACTGCCGAGCCTCCTCCCCAAGCTTGCCGATCTGCTCATCAGCGAGTACAGCCTGCAGAAGGAGGTCAAGGGCAGCATAAAGTTTCTCCAAACtgagcttgagagcatgaaggCTGCTATTGAGGAGATCTCAGTTGCACCAGATGACAAGCTTAACAAAGTCGACAAGATCTGGGCCAGGGAAGTGAGGGAGCTGTCCTACGATATAGAGGACAAAATTGACACATTCGTTGTGCGCTGCAAGGATAGCAAGCTTGCTGAACAACATGGCATCAAGAAGATCATTAGCAGGAGCCACAATTGGTTGACACAGCCCAAGATCCGCCCTAAGATTTCTACTGACATTAGGGAGATCAAGAGACGTGTGGAAGAGGTGTCCAAGCGGCGTGATCGGTACAAGGTTAATGGTGAGGTTGCTAAACCCGTCATGGTAGATCTTCGTTTGCTAGCTCGGTATGAGAAGATGACAGAGCTTGTTGGCATTAATGAAGCAAGAGATGAGCTAATTAAGTTGATGATGGAAGGCAATGGAATGTCCAAGCAGCATGAAAAGATACTTTCCATCGTTGGATTTGGAGGGCTGGGAAAGACAACTCTTGCTAATGTGGTGTATCAAAATCTTAGAGCACAATTTGATTGCTCTGCTTTTGTTTCAGTGTCTCAAACTCCTGACATGGATAAATTATTCAAGAACTTGCTATATCAACTTGGCAAGAGAAATATTGCAGGCTTCAATGTCATCAATGAGCTTAGAGAATTCCTTGGAGAAAAGAGGTATGAACAAATCAGTGAATAATTGCCATCATTTTACGATTATGAAATTTTTGTTGTAGGACAACCGAAGAAATACCAACTTTCTTATTGAAAATACTatcaaaattttcttgttgAACCATTAACTTTCTCTCCACTCTTTTTTCACAACTCCGTCACTTTGAGTGGATTCTACAATCAGTTCTAACCCCTTTGCCCCTTAACGTTACTCAGAGTAGTTAGATTAGATTCTTTTTTCACAAGGCTTCAAGCAAGCTAGCATAGAATACATGGATAAGATGTTCCCTTTTTATGAACCAATATGAATCCCCCCTCTTTTTTCTCATCACTTGTTTTCTCATATTTTTAATGTGGTGTTTTAGAAGGATTTATACAGAAGGATTCTGAAATGTAGATTACTTATCATCTACAATGCGAATCTAGTTGCTTCCTAATTAACAAGCTTTGTCTTCTGACAACATGTCTTTTTGTTCTAATAATATCTATAGGTACCTCGTTGTTATTGATGACATATGGGATATCTCAGTTTGGAAAACAATTAGATATGCTTTGCCTGATAATAATCGTGGTTGTAAAATTATCACAACTACGCGTATTCTGAAAGTCGCTGAAGAAGTCGGCGGTGCTTACAAGATGAAACCTCTTTGTCTTCACAATTCTAGAATATTACTGTACAGAAGAATATTTGGCAACAAAGATGAAGAAAAGTGTCCTAATGAGGAGTTAGCTGAAGTATCCGACAGAATACTAACCAAATGTGCTGGGGTGCCTTTAGCAATCATTACTATAGCTAGTTTGCTG
The Panicum virgatum strain AP13 chromosome 6N, P.virgatum_v5, whole genome shotgun sequence genome window above contains:
- the LOC120678113 gene encoding disease resistance protein RGA5-like, which codes for MEVATGALPSLLPKLADLLISEYSLQKEVKGSIKFLQTELESMKAAIEEISVAPDDKLNKVDKIWAREVRELSYDIEDKIDTFVVRCKDSKLAEQHGIKKIISRSHNWLTQPKIRPKISTDIREIKRRVEEVSKRRDRYKVNGEVAKPVMVDLRLLARYEKMTELVGINEARDELIKLMMEGNGMSKQHEKILSIVGFGGLGKTTLANVVYQNLRAQFDCSAFVSVSQTPDMDKLFKNLLYQLGKRNIAGFNVINELREFLGEKRYLVVIDDIWDISVWKTIRYALPDNNRGCKIITTTRILKVAEEVGGAYKMKPLCLHNSRILLYRRIFGNKDEEKCPNEELAEVSDRILTKCAGVPLAIITIASLLASKGTNKLDWYEVYNSIEDYEIEKKRLIWMWISEGFIHCGKQEQNVFEVGESLFNELVSITKGSKVMPPKLQGGSWYIWGYNEDASSEYIGKLVHMRCLGLRSTDIVQLPEEIGNLQFLKVLDISNSCIPALPSNIVQPRQLKCLYINDANSNEESLWSFGTAMKGISRGLTYPLKSCQGHTSVRVTI